One stretch of Anabas testudineus chromosome 24, fAnaTes1.2, whole genome shotgun sequence DNA includes these proteins:
- the LOC113149859 gene encoding uncharacterized protein LOC113149859: MSRHATDVRDPAQESVPSPPLPAGHVLDSGAVLFPGAFDQHGCHLIVFPVDTQARLSLELSKAEVVDFINYFLRLHNKRQEKESLASVVADLRQASPLTTKFIAETLLLLEEHKRTVHSVYIIQPKKKDAVKLLQKLLLPSKSHTASFKRVYLKEISELSNYIDRSQLTASLGGYFVYCHQSWVAFIKEMDSFVQEFLSVVQRLPSCISTLQALSRLPLPTTFSELQHFCSTNEAKFQQLRRELGLDELLKHCESVVEKLRHPEMEPCYQAMAGTALFTYTTFDMLQNYSRITAAVEKVELLWQQAFSKARVQLQVFQLRDDALQITEQIETLLQEKLHPYKMDIAKDAAKAVMLVSQFKASIHTPAMALVRCAEDVIHTLAEILPFDGQSREHWVLDLERLKEKLHSAVHFTLQTLRAVCHYHQYYNKANRWYTLVLCKNFLQELLSGVNADSAPTQRQRRNWGSIPPWRHKLSTFLKKNHPPSVEELLHLDHLSNVIPEDEIQQAGKQMSQRCIMLRKLLMSSGPVGVNHLQLALHWQYELLRRNHVNQTAAHRNAKRLQDSPPESNLKHERSKEEASVPETSPSTLVSGMSADGKPPSLSSFDSGFDGAGSSQLEAWGRRGGMEVQSRPTGARDSVRPAFSLLQIYKDDISSVSDEDPADVFDVGTAGNSSRASIQIIPKVTEDSLNFEIKVKRSAALPNNPWLSLPVDNLENSYTVTITQNPTLQAREPQSHDTSDLCPNINHSPRPADRDDPTQTQVPSCAEPRGPRSRDWMLHSQSNLEDPALSPIGNILSSTITDEREKTMCTSEGIPTLLWDSYDLHHQNQDAVDSVIDLSLKDWDVKEQEGLREVEKMLDRADEILEEEENVLAQEAVLEALMRSEEGHNIWPLCYSGDQTGTMSSSELTEAGVFGLEDSLDSSAGSASEIKAFEADTAAPYSRPELLTELKKICVLDELIVKENLKIHELQCSQENPIDELSGSKPESSCTEQSNVSKERMMFWLEMEKEKREVEKLEKSLDNEGTKKTPNERSRKAVKCSIMEKARAETIEDQCLCNELLSKTSNGSQRTRSASLDQNQDTFKTEMGPDVVKEATPHDGVPQCQYYTGSEAKPITGSLELKEPSEEVGNATKCKLEPLTPEMGPDDGAFDPGGKSILPLVPSPKEASLSLTKLAEHQTPHSAELLDPALSSAAQDLGFVSLDLLDKALEVLPENEPPAVSHNFTLNPNVKEHINNNNNNHPEKHMESLNQLSETSAAPVSLPHTDLHPTMDIKNLSHTDEHTHLQSELQLAPDQPLEFDPGGKEELNKDLPDGVQSFDVMRVSGPGSHGIPVQLNSNIREVSYFNTPIVLDTGSGLMKAGFADQDLPNVVFPTIIGIPKYEEIMNGNLERETYIGHDAQHMRGVLTLKHPIKNGIIRNWDDMEQIWHHVFQQLCVEPEDHPVLLTEAAMNPLENRQRMVEIMFESFSVPFTYVAMQAVLALYAAGRSTGVVFDSGDGVSHSVPVFEGYCLPHAVQRFPLAGADVTMQLKKLLQEQGVCMRTTAEMEIVREMKEKCCCVALNYEAELAHGGSSCREMYYTMPDGQIVTVSTERFRAPEILFKPELLGRDHYGMHESIFKSILSSDIDLRRCLLGNIVLSGGNTLLAGLPERLQLEIKGLLPASTGESVRVTSPADRDFSVWSGGAVLANLPTFSCAWISQEEYEEYGPQIVFRKCF, translated from the exons ATGAGCCGACACGCTACAG ACGTGCGGGACCCGGCGCAGGAGAGCGTCCCCTCCCCGCCGCTGCCCGCCGGTCATGTGCTCGACTCTGGAGCCGTGTTGTTCCCCG GTGCTTTTGATCAACATGGCTGCCATTTGATCGTGTTCCCAGTGGACACACAAGCCAGACTCTCCCTGGAGCTCAGCAAAGCAGAAGTGGTGGACTTCATAAATTACTTTCTGCGTCTGCACAA CAAGAGGCAGGAAAAGGAGAGCCTGGCATCAGTAGTGGCTGATTTGAGGCAAGCCTCCCCCCTTACGACCAAATTCATCGCTgagactctgctgctgcttgag GAGCATAAGCGGACAGTGCACAGTGTGTACATAATTCAGCCCAAAAAGAAGGATGCTGTCAAGCTGTTGCAGAAGCTACTACTACCATCAAAATCTCACACTGCCTCTTTCAAG AGAGTCTATTTGAAAGAAATCTCTGAGCTCTCCAACTACATTGACCGAAGCCAGCTAACGGCGTCGCTGGGCGGCTACTTTGTTTACTGTCACCAGAGCTGGGTAGCCTTCATTAAG GAGATGGATTCATTTGTCCAGGAATTCCTGTCTGTGGTTCAGCGGCTGCCGTCATGCATTTCGACCCTGCAGGCCCTGTCCAGACTGCCACTGCCCACGACCTTCAGCGAGCTCCAGCACTTCTGCTCCACCAACGAGGCCAAATTTCAACAGCTCAGGAG GGAGCTGGGGCTGGATGAGCTGCTCAAGCACTGCGAGAGTGTGGTGGAGAAGCTGCGTCACCCTGAGATGGAGCCATGCTACCAGGCGATGGCCGGTACTGCCCTCTTCACCTACACTACCTTCGACATGCTCCAGAATTACAGCAG GATAACTGCAGCTGTGGAAAAGGTGGAGCTGTTGTGGCAGCAGGCATTTTCTAAGGCTCGAGTGCAGCTGCAGGTGTTCCAGCTGCGGGATGATGCACTGCAA ATCACAGAACAGATCGAAACGCTTCTTCAAGAAAAGCTCCATCCTTACAAAATGGATATCGCCAAGGATGCTGCAAAGGCGGTGATGCTGGTGTCCCAGTTTAAGGCTTCCATTCACACTCCTGCGATG GCGCTTGTTCGTTGTGCTGAAGATGTGATCCACACTTTGGCTGAGATCCTGCCATTTGATGGTCAGAGCAGGGAGCACTGGGTTCTGGATCTGGAAAGGTTGAAGGAGAAACTCCACTCGGCTGTGCACTTCACTCTCCAAACCCTCAGGGCAGTTTGTCACTACCATCAGTACTACAACAAG GCCAACAGATGGTACACTCTGGTTCTCTGCAAGAACTTCCTTCAGGAGCTGCTGTCAGGTGTGAATGCAGACAGTGCTCCCACACAGCGGCAGAGGAGGAACTGGGGGTCCATTCCTCCATGGAGGCACAAACTGTCCACTTTCCTGAAGAAGAACCACCCTCCCAGTGTGGAGGAGCTGCTTCATCTAGATCATCTCTCTAATGTTATTCCAGAGGATGAAATCCAGCAGGCTGGCAAGCAGATGTCTCAGCG ATGCATTATGCTGAGAAAACTTCTAATGTCTTCTGGACCTGTGGGGGTCAATCACCTCCAGCTGGCCTTACATTGGCAGTATGAGTTGTTACGGAGGAACCATGTCAATCAGACTGCTGCACACAGAAATGCCAAACGTCTTCAAGACAGCCCTCCAGAGTCAAACCTCAAACATGAACGCAGTAAGGAAGAGGCCAGTGTTCCCGAAACATCTCCATCTACTTTGGTGTCTGGGATGTCGGCTGATGGCAAACCTCCCTCCCTCAGCTCATTCGACTCAGGCTTTGATGGAGCAGGTAGCAGCCAGCTGGAGGCctggggaagaagaggaggaatgGAGGTTCAGTCTAGACCAACTGGGGCCAGAGACTCCGTAAGACCTGCCTTTAGCCTGCTGCAAATCTACAAAGATGACATCTCCAGTGTTTCAGATGAAGATCCTGCAGATGTGTTTGACGTTGGCACTGCGGGAAACTCGTCCAGGGCTAGCATCCAGATCATCCCTAAAGTAACTGAGGATTCCCTCAACTTTGAGATCAAAGTAAAGCGCTCAGCTGCGCTACCTAACAATCCATGGCTTAGCTTGCCTGTAGACAATCTGGAAAACTCCTACACTGTCACCATCACACAGAATCCAACACTGCAGGCTAGAGAGCCACAGTCGCATGATACTTCAGACCTCTGTCCTAATATCAACCACTCCCCCAGGCCTGCAGATCGAGATGATCCTACACAGACGCAGGTGCCGAGCTGTGCAGAGCCCAGAGGGCCGCGCAGTAGGGACTGGATGCTTCATTCACAAAGCAATTTGGAGGATCCAGCACTTAGTCCCATTGGCAACATACTGTCCAGCACCATTACAGATGAAAGGGAAAAGACCATGTGCACCTCAGAGGGGATTCCTACTCTTCTCTGGGACTCATATGACCTCCATCATCAGAATCAGGATGCTGTGGATAG TGTGATTGATCTCTCCCTGAAGGACTGGGATGTGAAGGAGCAGGAGGGTTTGAGGGAGGTAGAGAAGATGTTGGACAGGGCTGATGAAATACTGGAG gaggaagaaaatgttttggCTCAGGAGGCTGTGCTGGAGGCTTTGATGAGGTCAGAGGAGGGACACAATATCTGGCCGCTGTGTTACAGTGGAGACCAAACGGGCACA ATGTCATCCAGTGAGTTAACTGAAGCTGGTGTTTTTGGCCTTGAGGACTCTCTTGACTCGTCAGCTGGATCTGCAAGTGAAATCAAGGCTTTTGAAGCAGATACAGCAGCACCTTACAGCAGGCCGGAGTTGCTGACAGAGCTAAAGAAAATCTGTGTCCTGGATGAGCTGATCGTCAAGGAGAACTTGAAGATCCACGAGCTCCAATGCTCTCAAGAAAACCCTATCGACGAACTCTCAGGGAGCAAACCTGAGAGTTCCTGCACTGAACAGTCAAATGTGAGCAAAGAGAGGATGATGTTCTGGTTGGAgatggaaaaggagaaaagggaggTGGAGAAACTTGAGAAGAGTTTGGACAATGAGGGTACAAAGAAAACTCCCaatgagagaagcagaaaggcTGTAAAATGTTCTATAATGGAGAAGGCTAGAGCTGAAACTATAGAGGACCAATGTCTCTGTAATGAGCTTTTATCAAAGACCAGTAACGGTTCACAGAGAACTCGCTCAGCATCGTTGGACCAGAATCAGGATACATTTAAGACAGAAATGGGTCCTGATGTTGTCAAAGAGGCTACACCACATGACGGTGTGCCTCAGTGTCAGTATTATACGGGCTCTGAAGCCAAGCCAATAACTGGTTCCCTGGAACTGAAAGAACCTTCTGAAGAGGTGGGGAATGCTACCAAGTGCAAACTAGAACCTTTAACCCCTGAAATGGGGCCAGATGATGGTGCGTTTGACCCTGGGGGAAAATCCATCCTCCCTCTTGTGCCCAGTCCAAAAGAAGCTTCACTTTCTCTGACCAAACTCGCAGAACATCAAACCCCTCATTCTGCAGAGCTGCTTGACCCAGCTCTGTCCTCAGCTGCTCAGGATTTGGGTTTCGTGTCACTTGATCTACTAGATAAAGCACTTGAGGTTCTGCCAGAGAATGAGCCTCCAGCTGTGAGTCACAACTTTACTCTCAATCCAAATGTAAAGGAGCacatcaacaacaataacaataaccaCCCAGAGAAACACATGGAGTCACTGAACCAGTTGTCTGAAACGTCAGCAGCACCTGTGAGTTTGCCTCATACAGATTTACACCCAACAATGGACATAAAGAATTTGTCTCATACAGATGagcacacacacctacagtcAGAACTCCAGCTGGCTCCTGATCAGCCTCTAGAGTTTGACCCCGGTGGAAAAGAGGAGCTCAACAAAGACTTGCCTGATGGTGTTCAGAGCTTTGACGTCATGAGGGTATCAGGCCCTGGGTCACATGGGATTCCAGTCCAGTTAAACAGCAATATAAGAGAG gtttcatattttaataccCCCATAGTACTGGACACTGGCTCTGGTTTAATGAAAGCTGGATTTGCAGATCAGGACCTTCCAAATGTTGTGTTTCCAACAATAATTGGGATTCCAAAATATGAG GAAATAATGAACGGTAACCTTGAAAGGGAGACCTATATTGGACATGATGCTCAACACATGAGAGGAGTACTAACTCTGAAGCACCCCATAAAAAATGGCATCATTCGCAACTGGGATGATATGGAACAG ATTTGGCATCATGTGttccagcagctgtgtgtggaaCCAGAGGATCACCCTGTCCTGCTGACAGAGGCAGCCATGAACCCCCTGGAGAACCGGCAGCGCATGGTGGAGATTATGTTTGAGTCTTTCAGTGTTCCTTTCACCTACGTGGCTATGCAGGCGGTGCTGGCACTTTACGCAGCAGGAAGATCAACTG GTGTGGTGTTTGACTCTGGAGACGGAGTGAGCCACAGTGTACCTGTATTTGAGGGGTACTGTCTGCCTCATGCTGTGCAACGCTTCCCTCTGGCTGGTGCAGATGTTACAATGCAACTTAAAAAG CTTCTGCAGGAACAGGGGGTGTGCATGCGTACCACAGCAGAGATGGAGATAGTGAGGGAGATGAAGGAGAAATGCTGCTGTGTGGCTCTCAACTATGAAGCTGAGCTCGCTCATGGGGGGTCGTCCTGCAGAGAGATGTATTACACCATGCCAGACGGACAGATTGTCACCGTCAGCACAGAGCGGTTCAG GGCCCCGGAGATTCTGTTTAAACCAGAGCTGCTTGGACGGGACCATTATGGGATGCACGAGAGCATCTTCAAGTCGATCCTCAGCTCAGACATTGACCTGCGCCGCTGCTTGCTTGGAAACATTGTGCTGTCAG GCGGGAACACTCTGCTTGCTGGGCTGCCCGAGCGGCTCCAGCTAGAGATCAAAGGCCTGCTCCCAGCCAGCACCGGGGAGAGCGTTCGTGTCACCAGCCCCGCTGACCGAGACTTCTCGGTGTGGAGCGGAGGAGCAGTGCTGGCCAACCTGCCTACATTCAGCTGTGCATGGATCAGTCAGGAAGAATATGAAGAGTACGGGCCACAGATCGTCTTCAGGAAGTGCTTCTGA
- the rmdn3 gene encoding regulator of microtubule dynamics protein 3: protein MNMPLGRNGLIGLAVGATAGLGLIAFIIYREISKRRPQRMAMESRPVPRLLDQADGAVLLRATLDAQEEEAQQQALAAVEAVVQGLSPEQQLELRNQLDQVLNCVSSLRSEVAELRGGLQDIALQIIQDVKKGVEDSQRVRRRRHFIHRERTDSTSSSSIYFTASQGVDSTYEETSEGGYSTAYAESDYTDRDTDREEGEPEPEQESEDEEEEDRSCATVLTLRQEDSQDEDVEEDRGLEEEEEERDEGRLQEVTEVPSGELALLLAQSDILHTGGASLKSEGFRLLLDNRAEYGDSREFLWRLARAYTDMYNCTQDKQEKKMYAQQGREEAELALKKNGLNAECHKWFAVLTGLTCEHESMHGKLKSSHVLKEHLDRAIALRDDDPMCFYLLGKWCYEVATLDWLEKKAAAALYQSPPSSTLHDALEYFLKAEELSPGFSKTVRLYIAKCHKELGNLSEATNWTELALKTPSNTNDDEETAKLETQLRLSADRKI, encoded by the exons ATGAACATGCCGCTGGGGAGGAATGGGTTAATCGGGCTCGCTGTTGGAGCTACAGCTGGCTTGGGCTTGATCGCCTTCATAATTTACAGAGAGATCAGTAAGAGAAGACCCCAGAGAATGGCCATGGAGAGTCGGCCAGTCCCTCGGCTGTTAGACCAGGCGGATGGTGCAGTACTACTGCGGGCGACGCTGGATGCACAGG AGGAGGAGGCCCAGCAGCAGGCTCTGGCAGCGGTGGAGGCAGTAGTGCAAGGCCTGTccccagagcagcagctggagctcaGGAACCAGTTGGACCAGGTGTTGAACTGTGTGTCCTCTCTACGCTCAGAGGTGGCTGAGTTGAGGGGCGGCCTACAGGACATTGCCCTGCAGATAATCCAGGATGTCAA AAAAGGAGTTGAGGACAGTCAGCGGGTGCGTCGGCGCCGTCACTTCATCCACAGAGAACGCACTGACTCCACCAGCTCTAGCTCCATCTACTTCACTGCCAGCCAGGGCGTGGACAGTACTTATGAAGAAACCAGTGAAGGAGG GTACTCCACAGCCTATGCTGAGTCGGACTACACAGACcgggacacagacagagaggaaggcgAGCCGGAGCCTGAACAGGAGTCTGaggacgaagaagaagaagaccgGAGCTGTGCCACAGTCCTCACCCTCAGGCAGGAGGACTCTCAGGACGAGGACGTGGAGGAAGACAGggggctggaggaggaggaagaggaacgTGATGAGGGGAGGTTGCAGGAGGTGACTGAAGTTCCCAGTGGGGAGCTGGCTCTCCTCCTGGCTCAGAGCGACATCCTTCACACAGGAGGAGCCAGCTTGAAGTCAGAGGGCTTTAGACTGCTGCTGGACAACAGAGCAGAG TATGGAGACAGCAGGGAGTTTCTATGGCGACTGGCTCGGGCTTACACTGACATGTACAATTGCACCCAAGataaacaagagaagaagatgtATGCACAGCAAG GTCGAGAGGAGGCGGAGCTGGCCCTGAAGAAGAACGGACTGAACGCAGAGTGTCACAAATG GTTTGCTGTGCTGACGGGACTGACCTGCGAGCATGAGAGCATGCATGGCAAACTGAAGAGCAGCCACGTGTTGAAG GAGCACCTGGACAGAGCCATCGCCCTCAGAGACGACGATCCCATGTGTTTCTACCTGCTGGGTAAATGGTGTTATGAG GTAGCCACTCTGGACTGGTTGGAGAAGAAGGCGGCTGCTGCCCTGTACCAGagccccccctcctccacactACACGACGCCCTGGAATACTTCCTCAAG GCAGAGGAACTCAGTCCTGGTTTCTCCAAGACAGTGAGACTGTACATCGCAAAG TGTCACAAGGAGCTCGGAAACTTATCTGAGGCCACAAACTGGACTGAGCTGGCCCTGAAGACGCCCTCAAACACTAATGAT GATGAAGAAACAGCTAAGCTGGAGACTCAGCTCCGTCTCTCAGCTGACAGGAAAATCTGA
- the cfap206 gene encoding cilia- and flagella-associated protein 206 yields the protein MYRAHAESVIKKIIREIVHECSVRGHVVSDTLVAFMVKAVVLDPRNGFNVDRTLTKQDVQKLEELCLDKLMEKCSPSLDTIKMQVYFDMNYTSRHEFLEEIQQLVESKLSTVSREITDSRVKTREELDALYRKIITYILLRSGMGSPTDVSAMQEATAALQSVFPQTELGAFMVLLKRDKEQQLKELTMIVTGIRLFNKASKKNEEETDLHELIPLSLDEALPVVRERIEKQLSVSQSLAWKYTAVLEKLTNSDGQRGEREVPIVLLKQALYNVRQHEVFLKMLLADACYCAKNAEILQTELSSQVKLLKDIVQSKTAVPTAKVFPLFKALSKLWSGLQDEAELLNILNSIMLNLQPYLASQAKMFSEAYLDSLLEESEVKTDEQRMTESSDERIVPAEMKTQEWLLPETTASFNDLLLQYNGVCGYTLVNRDGLLLPGNPHIGVLKHKDKLYVFSSKKAALEFTSSPDDYISEIAEKAKLSPELIQLLKLHQQFSSVSPYSEIQPGETLLVKPITKCDSGTQTDTHPMETNIVKTYDWNEWEMRRKAIKLADLLTKVTHSMQTDLSHMRRENVTQTWLPKDAASQSKRDGESSVPKPQIYLAGLRGQRDGRVVKTNLTRSVDE from the exons atgtatCGGGCTCACGCAGAAAGCGTGATAAAAAAGATTATCCGTGAAATAGTGCATGAATGTTCTGTGAGGGGACATGTTGTGTCGGACACTTTGGTGGCTTTTATG GTAAAGGCTGTTGTATTGGACCCAAGAAATGGGTTTAACGTAGATCGGACACTGACCAAACAAGATGTCCAGAAACTTGAAGAG CTGTGTCTGGATAAACTCATGGAAAAGTGCAGCCCCTCACTTGACACGATCAAAATGCAAGTGTACTTTGACATGAATTATACCTCTCGAC aTGAGTTTCTTGAGGAAATCCAGCAGCTGGTGGAGTCCAAGCTGAGCACTGTGAGCAGAGAGATCACCGACAGCAGGGTGAAAACACGGGAGGAATTAGATGCTCTGTACCGTAAAATCATCACTTACATCCTGCTGCGCTCTGGCATGGGCTCACCTACAGATGTCAGCGCTATGCAAGAGGCTACAG CTGCTCTGCAGAGCGTCTTCCCTCAGACTGAACTGGGAGCCTTCATGGTGCTCCTGAAGAGGGACAAGGAGCAGCAGCTCAAAGAGCTCACCATGATCGTCACAGGGATCCGACTCTTCAACAAAGCCAGTAAAAAGAATGAAGAGGAGACTGATCTCCATGAACTCA TTCCCCTAAGTCTTGATGAAGCTCTACCAGTTGTCAGGGAACGCATTGAAAAGCAGCTGAGTGTATCTCAGAGTTTGGCATGGAAATACACGGCTGTGCTGGAGAAACTAACAAACTCTGACGGTCAGCGTGGGGAGCGTGAGGTGCCCATCGTCCTACTCAAGCAAGCCCTCTACAATGTCAGACAGCATGAAGTCTTCCTCAAAATGCTGCTG GCTGATGCGTGTTACTGTGCCAAGAATGCTGAAATCCTGCAGACGGAGCTGTCATCacaggtgaagctgctgaaaGACATAGTGCAGTCAAAGACAGCTGTACCAACTGCAAAGGTTTTT ccacTGTTCAAAGCCCTATCAAAGCTGTGGTCTGGACTTCAGGACGAGGCCGAGCTGCTGAACATCCTCAATAGCATCATGCTCAATCTGCAGCCCTACCTCGCCTCTCAGGCCAAGATGTTTTCCGAAGCTTATTTGGACAGCCTGCTGGAGGAATCAGAGGTGAAGACAGACGAGCAGAGAATGACTGAATCTTCAG ATGAGCGTATTGTTCCAGCTGAGATGAAGACACAGGAGTGGCTCCTGCCTGAAACAACAGCCAGTTTTAATGACCTGCTGCTACAGTACAATGGAGTCTGTGGCTACACTCTTGTGAACAGAGATGGGCTTCTACTTCCAG GTAATCCACACATTGGAGTCctgaaacacaaagataaacttTATGTTTTTAGCTCCAAAAAAGCTGCCTTAGAATTTACCTCCAGTCCAGACGACTACATTTCAGAGATTGCAGAAAAAGCCAAGCTCTCCCCGGAGCTCATTCAGCTCCTCAAACTCCACCAGCAGTTTTCCAGTGTCAGTCCATACTCTGAG ATACAGCCAGGAGAGACATTACTAGTAAAACCAATCACAAAGTGTGACAGCGGCACACAGACTGACACCCACCCGATGGAAACAAACATCGTGAAGACATATGATTGGAATGAGTGGGAGATGAGACGAAAAGCTATCAAACTG GCTGATCTTCTGACCAAAGTCACACACTCAATGCAGACTGATCTGAGCCACATGAGACGGGAAAATGTCACTCAGACCTGGCTGCCCAAGGATGCTGCCAGTCAAAGcaagagagacggagagagcaGTGTCCCTAAACCTCAGATCTACCTGGCAGGTCTCAGGGGACAAAGAGATGGGCGCGTGGTCAAAACAAACCTGACCAGATCTGTGGATGAATGA